In a single window of the Silurus meridionalis isolate SWU-2019-XX chromosome 8, ASM1480568v1, whole genome shotgun sequence genome:
- the LOC124389835 gene encoding uncharacterized protein LOC124389835, with product MFGQEPRLPVDFLLGREPQLREGSVHDWVLEHQTRLQVAFAGARERLQVMADRRKANHDQHVRDEPLVEGQLVYLRDYGVRGRHKIQDLWSPVVYQVIRAPKEGGVVYTIAPVDDLTKVRNVHRSLLKRRVCKDTVGTNHGSPLPDPVVGTSSLAEEEDEVDLLALVQERDQVDVELRIGGLASGVEHGPQERVSVTGPVPANWPGLQAPARDTAMLPEPQPEALVRVDEGALRRTKRANAGQHPNVHHLPHSVGGTGEGSQQQMHGMVPGIFRPWD from the coding sequence ATGTTTGGACAGGAGCCACGATTGCCTGTAGATTTTCTGTTGGGGAGAGAACCACAGCTAAGGGAGGGTAGTGTGCATGACTGGGTCTTGGAACATCAAACGAGGCTCCAGGTGGCCTTTGCAGGTGCACGGGAACGGTTGCAGGTCATGGCTGATAGGCGCAAGGCCAATCATGATCAGCACGTCCGAGATGAACCATTGGTGGAGGGTCAACTGGTGTACCTCCGTGATTATGGGGTAAGGGGCCGCCATAAAATCCAGGACCTATGGAGCCCAGTGGTCTACCAAGTGATAAGGGCACCCAAAGAAGGTGGTGTAGTGTACACCATTGCACCTGTAGATGACCTGACCAAGGTAAGGAACGTGCATCGTTCACtgctaaagagaagagtctgTAAGGACACAGTTGGTACTAACCATGGCAGTCCTTTACCTGACCCAGTTGTGGGCACATCATCGTTagctgaggaagaggatgaggtaGATTTATTAGCTTTGGTCCAAGAACGGGATCAAGTTGATGTCGAATTGAGAATTGGTGGGCTGGCCTCTGGGGTGGAACATGGTCCACAGGAGAGGGTGAGTGTTACGGGACCCGTTCCTGCTAACTGGCCAGGATTACAGGCTCCAGCTAGGGATACAGCTATGTTGCCGGAGCCACAGCCTGAAGCCCTGGTTAGGGTGGATGAGGGTGCGTTACGCAGGACAAAACGTGCAAATGCGGGCCAACATCCAAATGTACACCATCTTCCCCATTCAGTAGGTGGGACAGGTGAGGGCTCCCAGCAGCAAATGCATGGCATGGTGCCAGGCATTTTTAGGCCATGGGATTAG